In Natator depressus isolate rNatDep1 chromosome 9, rNatDep2.hap1, whole genome shotgun sequence, a single genomic region encodes these proteins:
- the LOC141993924 gene encoding uncharacterized protein LOC141993924, with product MPPCARRVPVWSNGELLDLISVWGEEAVQSQLRSSCTNYDTFGQISRDIMERGHDRDALQCRIKVKELRNAYRKAREANSRSGAASMTCCFYKEPDTILRGDPTSTLGTTMDTSEPSSTRQEEEEQSRSEGAEEEEEAPASLDACSQELFSSQEEGNQSWQPVLGEGQTPEMQPRDLSRTCYHQPRGCKESGRAHVEAKRTCCMKLCSTPLMKIKKCRSGGRVKGGSASRM from the exons atgcctccatgcgccaggcgagtcccagtatggagcaatggcgagttGCTGGatctcatcagtgtttggggggaggaagctgtccagtcccagctgcgctccagctgtacgaattacgatacctttgggcagatatcaagggacatcatggaaaggggccatgaccgggacgcactgcagtgcaggattaaagtgaaggagctgaggaatgcctaccgcaaagcccgcgaggcaaacagccgctctggTGCTGCGTCCAtgacctgctgtttctacaaGGAGCCGGACACGATACTTaggggtgaccccacctccactctggggaccaccatggacacttcagagcccagttcaacaaggcaggaggaggaggagcaaagtaggagcgagggtgctgaggaggaggaagaggctccggcatccctagatgcatgcagccaggagttgttctcaagccaggaggaaggtaacCAGTCATggcagccggtgcttggggaaggacaaacaccagag atgcaacctcgAGATCTCAGCCGTACTTGTTATCACCAgccgagaggctgcaaagaatcaggaagagcccacgtagaagcaaagaggacatgctgcatgaagttatgcagcactcccttaatgaaaatcaaaaagtgcaggagtggtgggagagtgaaaggagggtccgccagcagaatgtga
- the ERICH6 gene encoding glutamate-rich protein 6, with the protein MEGAGSAGRERSGSAEPGPGEQPASRGTGTDAKENRKETSSSSYEGRSSSSENRSSTEMESESSLQGGATEQPAPGPGSRVLGEIRREISTSLDTLSRSPQDKSSAGKSDGATEPRSETSLQKRATQQPAPNIGTKGLPTILGGIRRETSSPSLHKLSCERKTSDNVDHSTHEKSLGISVSMQTETSWIYEHIYRKTVQRKTEELKKDSIHIASADENDIHAVLSQDLSSLGILCDMEFNEDFIRLFEESLRTLSHIGPPTILAYRPESSREDMEIQIEEESLATCEYCGSLLKLFPSYEELDPASEDYESFFCCEQNQDLYEYIITEKKIYENARNESISIHPHAAHGSEVDRQKAREKEYQRQQERQIAKQFAFMAAQQASFIECSKQLKTISYQLSHEPPSPGGWTLMPYETVERVEKEEINYITTCCDFTIAGGKLVKRQFLEKYYKQGGKFLTIFPDGTAQLFYPSGNLAVIIVQKRRGYICIVQEDKPKNAEIQAVFESSGKGTCYHPNGTVWININIQGGHYSDQAGNRVRMWTWPSSLMDSVPRVSFKPIFISLNQYVGVRIVGQDKIAVSFLARGEQAKFNVGTKVQVRQPDKRPPPKHVCEEDLLLFACKIKIQRLFDRLHGCLNFPSAEQWDKIKPPSYLATQALKLMHLCKNSDVSDDVDCSIRAIINAPV; encoded by the exons ATGccaaggaaaatagaaaagaaacttCATCTTCATCCTATGAGGGGCGAAGCAG CTCATCTGAAAACAGGAGTTCCACAGAGATGGAATCAGAGAGCAGCctccagggtggggccacagAACAGCCAGCTCCAGGCCCAG GTTCCAGAGTACTAGGAGAAATTAGAAGAGAAATTTCCACATCATTAGATACATTAAGCAG ATCGCCTCAAGACAAGAGTTCAGCAGGAAAGTCTGATGGGGCCACAGAACCCAGATCCGAGACCAGCCTCCAGAAGAGGGCCACACAGCAACCAGCTCCCAACATAG GTACAAAAGGCCTTCCTACAATATTAGGTGGAATTAGAAGAGAAACTTCCTCTCCCTCGTTACACAAGTTAAGCTG TGAAAGAAAAACATCTGATAATGTTGATCACTCAACTCATGAGAAATCTTTAGGAATTTCAGTGTCAATGCAGACAGAAACAAGCTGGATTTATGAACATATCTACAGAAAAACTG TTCAGAGAAAGACTGAAGAGCTCAAGAAAGACAGCATTCACATTGCTTCTGCTGATGAAAATG ATATACATGCAGTGCTGTCACAAGACCTCAGCAGTTTAGGCATTTTGTGCGACATGGAG TTTAATGAAGACTTCATAAGACTGTTTGAGGAATCCCTGCGCACACTGTCCCATATTGGGCCACCAACTATTCTAGCATATAGGCCAGAATCATCAAGAGAAGACATGGAGATACAG ATAGAAGAGGAATCTCTTGCAACATGTGAGTACTGTGGCAGCTTGCTGAAATTATTTCCTTCCTATGAAGAGCTTGACCCAGCCTCTGAAGATTATGAATCA tttttctGTTGTGAGCAAAATCAGGATCTCTATGAGTACATCATTACTGAAAAAAAGATTTATGAGAATGCTAGAAATGAGTCAATCTCCATTCACCCCCATGCAGCCCATGGCAGTGAAGTGGACAGGCAGAAAGCAAGGGAGAAAGAATATCAGAG GCAACAGGAAAGACAAATAGCAAAACAATTTGCCTTCATGGCGGCACAGCAGGCCAGCTTCATTGAAT GTTCAAAGCAACTCAAAACCATTTCCTACCAGCTCTCCCATGAGCCACCCTCCCCTGGAGGTTGGACTCTCATGCCTTATGAGACAGTTGAAAGAGTAGAGAAAGAGGAAATTAACTACATTACTACTTGCTGTGACTTTACCATTGCGGGTGGAAAG CTAGTGAAGCGACAGTTCTTGGAAAAATACTACAAACAAGGAGGAAAGTTCCTTACCATATTTCCAGACGGCACAGCACAATTATT CTATCCATCTGGCAATCTGGCCGTTATCATTGTGCAAAAGCGGAGAGGTTATATTTGTATAGTACAGGAAGACAAACCAAAAAATGCAGAAATCCAAGCAGTGTTTGAGTCCAGTGGCAAAGGTACTTGCTATCATCCAAACGGAACTGTATG GATAAACATAAATATTCAGGGAGGACATTATTCAGACCAAGCAGGCAACAGGGTGCGAATGTGGACCTGGCCAAGCAGTTTGATGGACTCTGTACCCCGCGTTTCATTTAAACCCATATTTATATCCTTGAACCAATATGTTGGTGTCAGGATAGTTGGACAAGACAAGATTGCGGTTTCTTTTCTTGCCAGGGGAGAACAAGCCAAATTCAACGTGGGAACAAAAGTGCAG GTAAGGCAGCCTGATAAACGTCCACCACCAAAACATGTATGCGAAGAAGACCTGCTGCTGTTTGCATGCAAAATAAAGATTCAGCGTCTGTTTGATAGACTACATGGATGTTTAAACTTCCCTTCTGCTGAGCAGTGGGACAAAATCAAACCCCCTTCCTACCTTGCAACACAGGCTTTAAAATTAATGCACCTTTGTAAGAATTCTGACGTAAGTGATGATGTGGACTGTTCAATAAGAGCTATAATAAATGCACCTGTCTGA
- the LOC141993408 gene encoding glucose-dependent insulinotropic receptor-like, translating to MSHIFYAVLHSLLGFFIPSANLLVIVIVYKLMKKQQGRSYIFILNLAAADLLVGVMCIAEALDDILDGDFDKNLSFCLLRTCMSMTPCIGSILTLLLISLDRYLAVKRPLYYPTLLNKKPVVFSLTILWAVSILFGHMPLISPSLQQSNYTGYCGLLYAAKSDYLYVTCFGIFIPSLLVMICLHISMGRIAYSQHKRIRRTCLQAEPFTAHLRHFKALRTVLIMIVSFTTCWGPYYLAGFVQATCDSCNLADPITDVLFLLGEINSLINPLIYALYCKDIRSQLPKLMKFKKKGQVKPLSVVHFNIQALDGLSNGEAKRPDSSGVQVPSPTFFNSSSPCKIVFSVS from the coding sequence ATGAGCCACATCTTTTATGCAGTGTTACATTCTCTCCTGGGCTTCTTCATCCCCTCAGCCAACCTGCTGGTAATTGTGATTGTCTACAAACTAATGAAGAAGCAGCAGGGAAGAAGCTACATCTTCATCCTCAACCTGGCTGCTGCAGACCTGCTGGTGGGAGTGATGTGCATTGCAGAGGCACTTGATGATATTCTGGATGGAGACTTTGACAAGAATTTATCCTTTTGTCTCTTGCGGACCTGCATGAGCATGACACCTTGCATTGGCTCCATTCTCACCTTGCTTTTGATTTCCCTGGATAGATACTTGGCAGTGAAGCGCCCCCTCTATTATCCTACCCTCTTGAACAAAAAACCCGTGGTCTTCTCTCTCACCATCCTGTGGGCTGTCTCCATCTTGTTTGGGCACATGCCTTTGatttctccctccctgcagcaaagcaACTACACGGGTTACTGTGGGCTCCTGTATGCAGCCAAGAGTGACTACCTATATGTGACCTGCTTTGGGATCTTCATCCCTTCCTTGTTGGTCATGATCTGCCTGCACATCTCAATGGGGAGGATTGCCTACTCGCAGCACAAGCGAATCAGGCGCACCTGCCTGCAAGCAGAACCCTTCACTGCTCACCTCCGCCACTTCAAGGCACTGCGGACAGTACTTATAATGATTGTCAGCTTCACCACCTGCTGGGGACCTTATTACCTGGCAGGCTTTGTGCAAGCTACTTGTGACTCCTGCAACCTGGCTGACCCGATTACAGATGTCTTATTCCTGCTGGGAGAAATCAACTCCCTTATCAACCCCCTCATCTATGCTCTGTACTGCAAAGATATAAGAAGCCAGCTGCCCAAACTGATGAAGTTCAAGAAGAAAGGCCAAGTAAAGCCTCTGTCTGTGGTTCACTTTAATATCCAAGCCCTTGATGGTTTATCCAATGGAGAGGCTAAAAGACCCGATTCATCTGGGGTTCAAGTCCCCAGTCCTACTTTCTTCAACAGTTCTAGCCCCTGCAAAATAGTCTTCTCAGTGTCATGA